The following are encoded in a window of Mycobacterium vicinigordonae genomic DNA:
- a CDS encoding TetR/AcrR family transcriptional regulator, whose translation MPKISASSVEEHREQVQRRVFEAFATLMAEHSFDAITMAKLAAAADIGRTAIYHHFADKEAVVVAFASHETSRYIDGLRGDLADVDDPVARLRIYIRHQLGAGEQFHMGLGPQLYGALSHDTMRAIREHVVAIEDVLREILADGVASGQFVIEDQAATMSLLHACLAPRELPVTAIERFILRALGARP comes from the coding sequence GTGCCTAAGATCAGCGCCTCATCGGTGGAGGAGCACCGCGAGCAAGTCCAGCGACGAGTCTTCGAGGCGTTCGCCACCCTGATGGCCGAGCACAGCTTCGACGCGATCACCATGGCCAAGCTGGCGGCCGCCGCCGACATCGGCCGTACCGCGATCTATCACCATTTCGCCGACAAAGAGGCGGTAGTGGTGGCTTTCGCGTCGCACGAGACGAGCCGCTACATCGACGGGCTGCGTGGCGACTTGGCGGACGTCGACGACCCGGTGGCGCGGCTGCGGATCTACATTCGGCATCAGCTCGGCGCCGGCGAGCAATTTCACATGGGGCTCGGGCCGCAACTGTATGGCGCGCTGTCGCACGACACGATGCGCGCCATCCGCGAGCACGTGGTCGCCATCGAGGACGTGTTGCGGGAAATCCTGGCCGACGGTGTTGCGAGCGGACAGTTCGTGATCGAAGACCAGGCCGCCACCATGTCGTTGCTACACGCCTGCCTCGCGCCGCGCGAGTTGCCGGTGACGGCCATCGAGCGGTTTATCCTGCGTGCTCTGGGGGCACGCCCCTAA
- a CDS encoding GlsB/YeaQ/YmgE family stress response membrane protein: MIGAIILSLIVGAVIGVVARLVMPGKQNIGMIMTVLLGALGGLVGSAVAAQFGYSNANGGVAWVPFFVGIGAAVVFIAIYEAVTGRRTRLPH; this comes from the coding sequence ATGATCGGAGCAATAATCCTTTCCCTCATCGTGGGCGCGGTGATTGGAGTGGTGGCGCGACTCGTCATGCCCGGCAAACAGAACATCGGGATGATCATGACGGTGTTACTCGGTGCCCTCGGGGGCCTGGTCGGTTCGGCGGTGGCCGCACAATTCGGCTACTCCAACGCCAACGGTGGCGTCGCCTGGGTCCCGTTCTTCGTCGGTATCGGGGCTGCTGTGGTGTTCATTGCAATCTACGAGGCCGTCACCGGTCGCCGGACGCGGTTGCCGCACTGA
- a CDS encoding M15 family metallopeptidase: MSVRKATSILLTALAVGAVAACGASPFGVRSDTATSILPVGTTAPLSPSVPPVSAEAAAAGLVDVRSVVPDAVIDLRYATTDNFTHTQLYPADARCLVHQSMAHGLESAAAALRPQGQVLVFWDCYRPHDVQVKMYQVVPNPAWVARPGPYATSHEAGRSVDVTFTSSQQPCPTERHAGYFCLADMGTDFDDFTDRAKAFATKDVGPAAYANRVRLRDAMNYGGLSVYSGEWWHFDGPGAAVQRPILDVPVD; the protein is encoded by the coding sequence ATGTCCGTGCGAAAAGCGACGTCGATCCTGCTGACCGCCTTGGCCGTGGGTGCGGTCGCGGCGTGTGGTGCGTCGCCGTTCGGCGTTCGCTCGGATACCGCGACGTCGATATTGCCGGTGGGTACCACGGCTCCGCTCAGTCCCAGCGTTCCCCCGGTAAGCGCCGAAGCCGCTGCGGCGGGTCTCGTCGACGTGCGCAGCGTAGTTCCCGACGCCGTGATCGATCTGCGCTATGCCACCACGGACAATTTCACCCACACCCAGCTCTACCCCGCCGATGCCCGCTGCCTGGTGCATCAATCGATGGCACACGGGCTGGAGTCCGCCGCCGCGGCGTTGCGGCCACAGGGCCAGGTCCTCGTCTTCTGGGATTGCTACCGCCCGCACGACGTCCAGGTGAAGATGTATCAAGTGGTGCCGAACCCCGCCTGGGTGGCTCGCCCGGGCCCGTACGCGACCAGCCACGAGGCCGGGCGTTCGGTGGACGTCACCTTCACCAGCTCACAGCAGCCATGTCCTACCGAGCGGCATGCCGGGTACTTCTGCCTGGCTGACATGGGCACCGATTTCGACGACTTCACCGACCGCGCAAAGGCTTTCGCGACCAAGGACGTCGGTCCCGCCGCCTACGCGAATCGGGTCCGGCTGCGCGATGCAATGAATTACGGCGGGCTATCGGTGTACTCCGGTGAGTGGTGGCACTTTGACGGTCCCGGCGCGGCGGTGCAGCGACCAATCCTTGATGTCCCGGTCGACTAA
- a CDS encoding PP2C family protein-serine/threonine phosphatase, with protein sequence MNATETARLQAVERYRLHETPPDRIFGRIAALAARVFGAPMALVSIVDRDCTWFLAVHGLQSARHGAAAEELAAGLDAAGHAVLVEDALTDPRTAHNAFVRDHQIRFYARAPITTADNYRLGAVAVLDTQSHTATQEQLGILGDLADLVMDQLESRLSSLDNLRFARRQRDAAEFARDDARLDRDTAEIARDDARLDRDDAIRHRDIAEHTRDVAEHERDLITEYATVLQRTLLPPSLPEIDGLALAAHYHPASPRQVGGDFYDVFALGHSRWAFFIGDVEGHGAEAAVATSLIRYTLRAAALHFADPTEVLAELNAALLRELDPRRFCTVLFGNLEPASGGHGFEVTIATGGHPPALLLDPCSGSASQVRSADGMLVGMTSNATFDSCRVRLSPGEILLFYTDGIVESRRATPPFDEHSLADFAVEHAGLGAAGLIDRFATLVPKLNPDDDVAVLAIGAR encoded by the coding sequence GTGAATGCCACTGAGACGGCCCGCTTGCAGGCGGTAGAACGGTACCGATTGCACGAGACTCCGCCCGACCGGATTTTCGGACGAATCGCCGCGCTGGCGGCGCGAGTCTTCGGTGCACCGATGGCCTTGGTGTCGATCGTCGATCGCGACTGCACCTGGTTTCTGGCCGTCCACGGGCTGCAAAGCGCGCGGCATGGCGCGGCCGCCGAGGAATTGGCGGCCGGCCTAGACGCTGCGGGTCATGCGGTTTTGGTCGAAGATGCGCTCACCGATCCGCGTACCGCCCACAATGCGTTCGTGCGCGATCACCAGATCCGCTTCTATGCGCGCGCGCCGATCACCACCGCCGACAACTATCGACTCGGCGCGGTGGCCGTACTGGACACCCAGTCGCATACCGCCACGCAGGAACAACTGGGCATCCTCGGCGATCTTGCGGACCTGGTGATGGATCAGTTGGAAAGCCGGTTGTCCTCGTTGGACAACCTGCGCTTCGCCCGGCGGCAACGGGACGCGGCGGAATTCGCGCGCGATGATGCCCGGCTCGACCGCGACACCGCTGAGATAGCCCGTGACGATGCCCGGCTGGACCGCGACGACGCGATCCGCCACCGCGACATCGCCGAGCACACCCGCGACGTCGCAGAGCATGAACGGGATCTCATCACGGAGTATGCGACCGTCCTGCAGCGGACGCTGCTGCCGCCCTCCCTGCCGGAGATCGACGGTCTCGCCCTGGCCGCGCACTACCATCCGGCGTCCCCGCGGCAAGTCGGCGGGGACTTCTACGATGTGTTCGCACTCGGTCACAGCCGGTGGGCGTTCTTCATCGGTGACGTCGAGGGCCATGGTGCCGAAGCCGCTGTGGCGACGTCGCTGATCCGTTACACACTGCGCGCCGCCGCGCTGCACTTCGCCGATCCAACCGAAGTTCTCGCCGAACTCAACGCGGCGTTACTTCGCGAGCTGGATCCACGGCGATTCTGCACAGTATTGTTCGGCAACCTGGAGCCCGCCTCCGGCGGCCACGGGTTCGAGGTCACCATTGCCACCGGCGGGCACCCACCGGCGCTGCTCCTCGACCCCTGCAGCGGCAGCGCGAGTCAAGTACGCTCCGCGGACGGGATGCTGGTCGGTATGACGTCCAACGCCACCTTCGACTCTTGTCGGGTTCGGCTGAGTCCGGGCGAGATTTTGCTGTTCTATACCGACGGCATCGTCGAATCCCGCCGTGCCACGCCGCCGTTCGACGAGCACAGTCTGGCTGACTTCGCCGTCGAGCACGCGGGCCTGGGCGCCGCGGGGCTGATCGACCGGTTCGCCACGCTGGTTCCTAAATTGAATCCCGACGACGACGTAGCCGTGCTGGCGATCGGTGCCCGCTAA
- a CDS encoding heme oxygenase (biliverdin-producing): MKEGSTAEHEAAEHSPYVSELLSGRVNRQGYADYLLRLRVIYQGLEEAVRAYRNDPLVAAVYDPALERLAAIDADLQHWAPGAGHHVDSPAARAYRDRLATATWGGALVAHHYTRYLGDLSGGQAIGKILDRTFGLNGAGLSFYEFPMRPKPYKDAYRRRLDALDLDADQIDRAVDEVKIAFNLNQALFNELATNLPAYRS, encoded by the coding sequence ATGAAAGAGGGTTCGACCGCCGAGCACGAAGCCGCTGAACACTCACCCTATGTATCCGAGCTTTTGTCCGGCCGAGTCAACCGCCAGGGTTATGCCGACTACCTGTTGCGGCTCCGCGTGATCTACCAAGGGCTGGAGGAAGCGGTGCGGGCTTACCGTAACGACCCGCTGGTGGCCGCGGTGTACGACCCGGCCCTGGAGCGCCTGGCCGCAATCGATGCCGACCTGCAGCACTGGGCGCCCGGCGCCGGGCATCACGTCGACTCCCCCGCTGCTCGCGCGTACCGTGACCGGTTGGCCACCGCGACTTGGGGAGGCGCATTGGTGGCGCACCACTACACGCGCTATCTCGGCGACCTGTCCGGCGGCCAAGCCATTGGCAAGATTCTGGACCGCACCTTCGGCCTGAACGGCGCGGGCCTGTCCTTCTACGAATTCCCGATGCGGCCCAAGCCGTACAAGGACGCCTATCGCCGTCGGCTCGACGCTCTCGACCTCGACGCCGACCAGATCGACAGGGCCGTCGACGAGGTGAAGATCGCGTTCAACCTCAACCAGGCGCTGTTCAACGAATTAGCGACGAATCTGCCCGCCTACCGGAGCTGA
- a CDS encoding sensor domain-containing protein → MTPRSRRTAIIRAASVTVLVALTACSTRNTSAAPAATPVSRADSLIVSVEEVRRIANYEELTAHSHADLRQPPVGDLNAPGPCRAAGISDVTFGTGWSEFRSAGYHGITDDLKPGGPAMIQTVSQAVAVYPDSNAARGVLNQLEESLRACADLHDPHYQFTLDRPDSATVRLNANAWSHVYREKDSVLLSIGVVGLEPADQIAGAILQTATDRIR, encoded by the coding sequence ATGACACCTCGATCACGCCGGACTGCCATCATCCGCGCAGCGTCCGTCACCGTCCTCGTGGCGCTTACTGCCTGTTCGACCCGAAACACCTCCGCCGCACCGGCTGCGACCCCGGTCTCGCGCGCCGACTCACTGATCGTCAGTGTCGAAGAGGTTCGTCGCATCGCGAACTACGAGGAGCTCACCGCGCACTCCCACGCCGACCTGCGGCAGCCACCCGTCGGCGATCTGAACGCGCCGGGGCCGTGCCGGGCCGCCGGGATCAGCGACGTAACGTTCGGCACCGGGTGGTCAGAGTTCCGCAGCGCGGGCTATCACGGGATTACCGACGACCTCAAGCCTGGTGGGCCGGCGATGATTCAGACGGTCAGCCAGGCCGTCGCCGTCTATCCGGACTCGAACGCAGCGCGTGGAGTGCTGAACCAGCTAGAAGAGTCACTGCGGGCCTGCGCGGATCTACACGATCCGCACTACCAGTTCACCCTCGACAGGCCGGATTCGGCGACCGTACGGCTCAATGCCAACGCGTGGAGCCATGTGTACCGCGAGAAGGACTCGGTGTTGTTGTCGATTGGCGTAGTCGGACTCGAGCCGGCCGACCAGATCGCCGGGGCTATCTTGCAGACCGCGACCGATCGAATTCGCTGA
- a CDS encoding methylmalonyl-CoA mutase family protein: MNNAAQTPSGIPLAPVYGPQNRHAEPPAPGEFPFTRGNFASGYRGKLWTFRQYSGFGTAEESNRRYRYLLDQGGTGLSVALDLPTQCGYDSDDPDFGEEVGRVGVAVDTLADFEILFDGIPLDKLSTSMTINGTAAILLAFYVAAAEKKGIPRAKLTGTIQNDILKEYASRGTWIWPPEPSLRLIADTIEFCAAEVPRFNAISVAGAHFRDAGATAVQEMAFTLADGVTYCDTVVERGRMTIDEFAPQISFFFYTHGDFFEEIAKYRAGRRRWATIVRERYGSTKDKASMFRFGCVCGGASLYGPQAQNNVVRVAYEAMAAVLGGVQSMFTAAWDEPFALPSEESTTLALRTQQVLAYETGVTQVADPLGGSYFVEALTDATEARIIEIMADLEAHGGMVAAIEDGYLQGLIADEAFKIHQDIESGVRPVVGVNRFVSEEPEPDVVMYELDAEGRDLQLKRLAQVKAERDSGAVQSALAALARSAEGDDNLMHKIIDCANAYCTVGEMVSTLKAVWGEFQQPVVF; the protein is encoded by the coding sequence ATGAATAACGCAGCCCAGACCCCATCGGGCATACCGCTTGCGCCGGTGTATGGCCCGCAGAACCGACACGCCGAGCCGCCAGCGCCAGGAGAGTTCCCCTTCACTCGTGGCAATTTCGCATCCGGATACCGCGGCAAGCTATGGACCTTCCGGCAATACTCCGGTTTCGGCACCGCCGAGGAGTCGAATCGTCGCTACCGGTACCTGCTCGATCAGGGCGGTACCGGACTGTCGGTGGCGCTCGATCTGCCCACCCAGTGCGGCTACGACTCCGACGATCCTGACTTCGGCGAAGAAGTGGGGCGGGTGGGTGTCGCGGTCGACACCCTGGCCGACTTCGAGATCCTCTTCGACGGCATTCCACTGGACAAGCTGAGCACCAGCATGACGATCAACGGCACCGCGGCGATCCTGCTGGCGTTCTACGTCGCGGCCGCCGAGAAGAAGGGGATACCGCGCGCCAAGCTCACCGGGACCATCCAGAACGACATCCTCAAGGAGTACGCCTCGCGCGGCACCTGGATCTGGCCGCCGGAACCGTCGCTGCGGTTGATCGCCGACACCATCGAGTTCTGCGCCGCCGAGGTGCCGCGGTTCAACGCCATCTCGGTGGCCGGGGCGCACTTTCGCGACGCCGGCGCTACCGCGGTGCAGGAGATGGCGTTCACCCTGGCCGACGGCGTCACCTACTGCGACACCGTGGTGGAACGAGGCCGGATGACCATCGACGAATTCGCTCCTCAGATCTCGTTCTTCTTCTACACGCACGGTGACTTCTTCGAGGAGATCGCCAAATATCGTGCGGGACGGCGTCGTTGGGCCACGATCGTGCGCGAACGCTACGGGTCCACCAAAGACAAGGCATCGATGTTCCGGTTCGGCTGCGTGTGCGGCGGCGCATCGCTATACGGGCCGCAGGCGCAGAACAATGTAGTGCGAGTGGCCTACGAGGCGATGGCGGCGGTGCTGGGCGGCGTGCAATCGATGTTCACCGCGGCCTGGGACGAACCGTTCGCACTGCCGTCGGAGGAATCCACCACGCTGGCGTTGCGCACCCAGCAGGTGCTGGCCTACGAGACCGGCGTCACCCAGGTCGCCGACCCGCTGGGCGGCTCGTACTTCGTCGAGGCCCTTACCGACGCCACCGAGGCGCGCATCATCGAGATCATGGCCGACCTCGAGGCGCACGGCGGCATGGTCGCCGCCATCGAAGACGGTTATCTGCAGGGACTGATCGCCGACGAGGCGTTCAAGATCCATCAGGACATCGAGAGTGGCGTCAGGCCGGTGGTCGGGGTGAACCGGTTCGTCTCGGAGGAACCCGAACCCGACGTCGTGATGTACGAACTCGACGCTGAGGGCCGCGACCTGCAGCTCAAGCGGCTCGCGCAGGTGAAGGCCGAAAGAGATAGCGGCGCGGTGCAATCCGCCCTCGCCGCGCTGGCCCGCAGTGCCGAGGGAGACGACAACCTGATGCACAAGATCATCGATTGTGCCAACGCCTACTGCACGGTGGGCGAAATGGTC
- a CDS encoding class I SAM-dependent methyltransferase, whose translation MTEPPRVTYTHGHHESVLRSHRRRTAEDSAGYLLPHLRAGISLLDIGCGPGTITADFATRIAPGSVTAVEQTDDALSLARAEMESRGLRNVAFLTSDVHALDLPDDTFDVVHAHQVLQHVADPVQALREMKRVCAPGGIVAARDADYAGFIWYPRLEPLDRWRELYERAARDNGGEPDAGRSLLAWARQAGFADITPGASTWCYATDDTRKWWGGMWADRILHSDLGHQLTDSGLATTAELEEISAAWRMWAADPDGWLAIPHGEILCRA comes from the coding sequence ATGACGGAACCACCACGGGTCACCTACACTCACGGCCACCACGAGTCGGTGTTGCGCAGCCACCGGCGGCGCACCGCCGAGGATTCCGCGGGCTACCTACTCCCGCACCTTCGGGCCGGAATATCCCTACTCGACATCGGTTGCGGGCCCGGCACCATCACCGCCGACTTCGCCACGCGGATCGCACCCGGATCGGTGACGGCCGTCGAACAAACCGATGATGCGCTCAGTCTCGCCCGCGCCGAGATGGAATCGCGTGGCCTGCGCAACGTGGCGTTCCTGACCTCCGACGTGCATGCGCTCGACCTGCCCGACGACACGTTCGACGTCGTGCACGCCCACCAGGTGCTACAGCACGTCGCCGACCCAGTGCAAGCGCTGCGCGAGATGAAGCGAGTGTGCGCACCGGGTGGGATCGTCGCCGCCAGGGACGCTGACTACGCCGGATTCATCTGGTATCCGCGGCTGGAGCCGCTGGATCGCTGGCGGGAGCTGTACGAACGCGCAGCGCGTGACAATGGCGGAGAACCAGATGCGGGACGTTCTTTGTTGGCCTGGGCTCGCCAAGCCGGCTTCGCCGACATCACCCCCGGCGCCAGCACGTGGTGCTACGCAACAGATGACACCCGAAAGTGGTGGGGCGGCATGTGGGCCGACCGGATTCTGCATTCGGATCTGGGGCACCAGCTGACCGATTCCGGCCTGGCCACCACCGCAGAGCTCGAGGAGATCTCGGCAGCGTGGCGGATGTGGGCCGCCGACCCTGACGGCTGGCTGGCCATCCCGCACGGCGAAATCCTCTGCCGCGCCTGA
- a CDS encoding cutinase family protein, translated as MPVPGQLSRASADPGCPSVKVVFARGTFEAPGIGATGQAFVDALNARLGGTDVAVDPVNYPASLDFGRAVDGVADASRKVEATAANCPGTKIVLGGYSQGAAVAAYTTSDSVPDGISLPDGITGPMPPTVASKVAAVVLFAAPSDAFLHFVDGSAPPINIGPLYTAKTLQLCADGDPVCFPGGRDRAAHSTYRDNGMANQAADFTRNAIASH; from the coding sequence ATGCCAGTGCCGGGCCAACTCTCGCGGGCTAGCGCCGACCCCGGGTGTCCGTCCGTCAAAGTGGTGTTTGCCCGCGGGACCTTCGAGGCACCGGGCATCGGTGCCACTGGGCAGGCATTCGTCGATGCACTGAATGCCCGGCTAGGCGGCACCGATGTCGCCGTCGATCCGGTCAACTACCCGGCGTCGCTGGACTTCGGCAGGGCCGTCGACGGTGTCGCCGATGCCAGCCGCAAGGTCGAGGCCACAGCCGCAAACTGCCCTGGGACCAAGATCGTGCTCGGTGGGTACTCGCAAGGCGCGGCCGTGGCCGCCTACACCACTTCCGACTCTGTTCCGGACGGCATTTCGCTTCCCGACGGAATAACCGGCCCGATGCCGCCGACCGTCGCTTCCAAGGTTGCCGCGGTCGTTTTGTTTGCCGCTCCTTCAGATGCGTTCCTGCACTTCGTCGATGGCAGTGCACCGCCCATCAACATCGGTCCGCTGTACACCGCCAAGACTCTTCAACTCTGCGCTGATGGAGATCCGGTGTGCTTCCCGGGCGGGCGGGATCGCGCCGCGCACAGCACCTATCGAGACAACGGCATGGCCAACCAAGCCGCCGATTTCACCCGCAACGCAATCGCTTCCCACTGA